Part of the Lolium rigidum isolate FL_2022 chromosome 6, APGP_CSIRO_Lrig_0.1, whole genome shotgun sequence genome, gagctggcctcctgtcagCACTTAGTTATGGCGCACCGAGAtcagggtgcgccactactacttttgtaacagtggcccaccgttttgtggcgcgccactgctaagtagtagtggcgcacggcagccatggtgcgccactgctggcagtcttacggctaggccttttcctagtagtgtaacaTCATGTAACTATAGGTGCAAAGTCTAATACACCACCTTCAGATCCAAACTAGCATATCTAAGCTACCAAAGCTAATGGATCTAATGTACCGCGGATAGGGTTCGATGTTACTCACAATGTTCTGACCATCGAACTAGGATGGAGACATGAGCTCCATCGGCCGGAGTAGATGGCGTCGATTACATGCTCGTCGGCGAGGGAACTCTCCCGAATGGAGGATAATGGTGGCACGAGATTTAGCGGTGAGGTGAGTGAATTCCTCCCACCATTATTTCGTGGACATGCGTGAGCTCCCTCCATCTCTCCCTCGCACAAACTCGGCGTAAAATTTCCCACCGAGCGCAAGAAGAGCTTGGCCCGCGAGAAACACTCCAATCGACCGTGCTTCATACAGAATTTGTGGCGCTTTAAGAAATGTGCCATGCACAAGAAAGCAAACAGACCATTTTCTTCTCTCTCGAGCTACGAAATGGGCCTGCAAGGAACCAATGGGATCCTATACTCCGAAATCTGAAACTTGGACTGTAGTTGAGTAAAGTTGACTTGGGGCTTATTGAGCACACCCTGCGTGTTCAGAAGGTCACCAGTGTCAATGTGTCGTTGCCTAGTACATACTGTATGAACATGCACCGCCGCCGTCGTGTCCTGATGGCCACCCCTTCCTCGTTACGGCGTGACGCGAAACCGTGGTTTCCATCGTCACAACAGCGACGTCTACATGTTCATCCTCCTCGATCTCCCAAGGACGGCTCATCAATGCCGACGATCGATCAGAGTTTTCTCCCAACTGATTCCTGGAGCACGTAAATGGCTGAGCCTGAAACGCGGCCCACGTTTCCTCCCTGTCGCAGACGCCCAGCTAGGCACAACGCATCGGGGCAGCGCTAGCTAGCTGTGCATTCATGGCGCGGCATCCAAGGTTGATAGtcagttactcacacacacatggACGGTTCTTCGTTTCGATTTTCCGAGCTGCTTCGCTGCAGCTCAGCGCAGTGATGGCGGGCGGGCCGCGGGCGGGACGGCGACCGCTCGCGCTACAGTACAGCTGCCGCTCGCATTCATTCGCGATGCGGAGTAGCCTGCCCCAACCAGCAACGGCGATGCGTGCAGCGGAGCGGCTGGCCGGCGAGATCGAGCCGGAGCAGGATGGGCTGCGTAATGTCGTGGACCCGATCACTATTGGATTTGACCGATCTCACGCTAACGAAACAAACGGCAGCTCACAGAAGTTTGATCGCGCTCGCGCATCAGTTTCGAAATTCTCTCCTGTAAACAGTGGCTCGCTCCGTGACAGCGCCTGCACACCGGCAGAGCCAGCACGGAATTGACGCTGCAGCTTCAGACAGGTCATCGGCCATGTCCTGCGCATTCAGTCCATGACAGTTGTGTTTGCAATCTCGGACGGCCCCCCGTGACGAGAATCAATCATATACCACGCGACGCGGGCAAATCGCCCCGATGTGCAGAGTGCAGAGGATTGTGCGCTTGGATTTACCTGAAACGAACTGGTTTGTTCGGCGATTCGTTCCTGAACCGGGACTGGCTTGGAGTGCTCGGCTGGCTGTGTATAAAATTGCATTACCCCATCTAATTTTACGGCAAAGCCAGAAAACCAGCGCTTCCTGGCTGACAGTAATAGCAAAATGTCCAAAGCGAGAATGCGTCGAGCCACACGCAGCTACCCTAGCTCCACCGACCGGCTCACTTCGGTGCGCACCACTCCACTTGCAGCGATTGCTTGTGCTGATTTCCCGGAAACCATAACCAGAGCCCGATCTCCATGGTGACGTTTTTTTCTGAAAAAACTGTAATCGACATTTGTAAACTCTAAAAAATTCAGACCAAAAATCCTAGTCGTAGATAACGTCGAACTCTAACAGAGTGCAAGATCTCAATCCAAAATTCGTTACAAAAATGATACTGCCACACGAAAGAATGtcgcaaaatttagatgtatgtagatactttatagtgtatagatatattcaaatttagataaatgttTGATATCTTTTTATGGACGAAGGAAGCATGATAATTCTGCTAAATTTTCGAGTTATGAAAAACGTATAACACTGCTGCTAGTTCTAGGTTAATCGAGAACTAAGTTAGTTTTAGGATCAACTCTAAAACCATTAGATTTTACGCTGAGATCCATGCACATTACACGTGAGTGTGCAATTTCACATCTTTTTTCTCAACACATATTAATTACACATGAAATTAGGTGACCGGAAATTTAGTTTGTTCTAGATCAATTAAGAACTAGCTGTGTCCAATGTCTAACGTTCACCACGCGCAGATCTACATATTTGGAACTTGTTCTCAGCTTAAAATACAACGAATTTTGGACAGTAGTAGATTTCATCATTAAATGCATCTAAGATATTCTTCCAATTTTTTCAACTTTCAAATGTCATTCtattttttatcaaaaaaaaacgAACTCCCTCGGAAGGGATTTGTCCGCTCTCCTGCTATTCCCCGCTATATATAGCCACACATGTACTCGTAGACGCGCAAAGACCTCACCTCCATACACCACCACGCTTGACTCCTCCCAATTCCGAGGTAAACACACACGCTAGTAGATCGATGTTCTTGGGGTTGAATCAATGTCTTAAGTGTTTAATCGATATTTGAAGTGTTCGCAATGTTCACTCGGTGTTGAAGTGGTAAATTTGAAGTTTGAAATGTCGAATTGAAGTTTTCAAATAGTCCCTCGTGCCCTAAAATGCATCATCTTGTAATTCACTCGTGCCATAAAATACATCATCTTCTCAACCTAAAACTGAGTTGGTGATGTAAATTCCACTTTTTAGTAGTAATGTAAAAATTATAGGACACCTATTTAATTTTAAATGCCTTAAAATACATCATCTACTCCAAAGGCAGTAATAGCAAAATGTCCAAAACGAAAATGCACCGAGCCACGCGCAGCTACTCTAGCTCAGTAGCTCGACCGACCGGCCCACTTCTGTGCGCACCACTCCACTTGCAGCGATAGCTTGTGCAGCTGCGCTAGTATTTCCCGGCTTCCCGCTATATATAAGCACAGATGTAATGGTACACGCGCATAGATCGACCTCGCCTCCATACACCACAGTATCACTCCTCCCAAGTCCCAACTGAACGCACGCTCGATCAATGGCGATGCTGCGGCTGAAGTGGGCGGCCGTACTCGCGTTGCTGGCAGTGGCGGTgggcacggcgtcggcggcgcACAGTTCCGCTCCTGCCCCTGTCGCTGCGGCGCCGCATCattctgctcctgctcctcccatggccgcggcgccgccggcgcatcACTCCGCTCCTGCTCCTCCCATGGCCGCGACGCCTgcgacggcgccggcgccgggggcGACGCTCAGCCCGGAGTGCATGGACGCGGTGCTCAACATGTCCGACTGCCTGCCGTACGTCTCAAGCGGGAGCACGGACAAGCACCCGGACAAGGCCTGCTGCCCGGAGCTCGACGGCCTGCTGCAGTCCAACCCCGTCTGCCTCTGCGAGCTGCTCGCCGGTGGAGGGGACTCCTACGGCGTCAGCGTCGACTACAAGCGCGCCATGGCGCTGCCGGGGGTCTGCCGCCTCAACGCGCCGCCACTCAGCGCGTGCGCAGGTACCTATCTCATACAATTTTCGAACATGTATAAACTTGTTAGCGACAGTAACTTACAGGGAGGAAAAGCAAAATTATACTCCGTAGTACTGTACAATAATGCTCCGTTGAGTATGCACAAGGGAGATCCTGATTTGCTCATATCATAGCTTTAGAAGCAGTGCGACTAATCTTTGTCTGATGAATATCGTTTCTCCAAGTCAATTGTTCGACTTAACATTCAAGTTTCATCGAATTACCCTCGCAAATAACCAAGTGAATTCTGGTTACATGGTAATAGTGACTTATTAACCCGAAAATTTAACATATGCAGCTTTTGGAGTCCCTGTTGGGCCTTCTTCATCGCCATTAACAGACGTCTCCCCATCCGGTACTGGACCGCAAATGCCTGGTGAGCCATTACTACTCCTCTGCTAGCCTTGCTGCTTCAGTCCTTTTTACTACTACAGTAACTCTTACTAGTGTACTTGACATGATTGCACTGCATACCTATCTTGAAAAATCAGAGGTTACTATCCTTTTACTGCTGCTCGAGTTTTCCCCTCGTAAGATTACTTTTCACATATCCGTTTACATGCCAAGCAAAAGTTCTGTACAATAAGGCATTGGAAGTATCCAGAAATCTGACTGCAAATTTCTCTAGATATTTTATATTTCATCCCACTCTACATAGGATAGTTATAGTGTTCTACACAATGTTCATTAGAGCTCTTAACTGGTGTGCTGTTTATCATTCTACTTGAAGATGAAATACTTGTTCGCTCTTCATTGGAGCATCGCACACTGCTAAATTTTGCTTCTGCCGTTCATCCGCCCTGTGTGTGCTGTGTGTGCAGAGAACCCGCCTTCCCTATCGCCGTCCAAGTCGGCTGCCTCCAGCCGCTTCACTGCTCGTGgactcgccgccctcgccgcgctACCGCTCGCGATCACGGCCGCCGCCATGTTCTAGACCAACAAGAGTTTGGGGCTGTGACATGTTCTCACACGTCTGGCCCGATGATTACATTCTTCTCCATTCTTGCCTCACATTGTCTATCGCCCGAGAGATTTTTTTCCGGTTAATTTTTTCCTTGTGAATTGTGATACTACCTCTTTTACTTGCTATTGCTAAAGACGGTGACCTCCTGTGTAGTTCGTAGTTTTACATCGCTATCTTCATCTTGTTACAATGTTACCTTTGTTACGTGTTGATTCCTCCTATAGACCAAAGCATAAATCGCCAT contains:
- the LOC124665009 gene encoding non-specific lipid transfer protein GPI-anchored 12-like translates to MAAAPPAHHSAPAPPMAATPATAPAPGATLSPECMDAVLNMSDCLPYVSSGSTDKHPDKACCPELDGLLQSNPVCLCELLAGGGDSYGVSVDYKRAMALPGVCRLNAPPLSACAAFGVPVGPSSSPLTDVSPSGTGPQMPENPPSLSPSKSAASSRFTARGLAALAALPLAITAAAMF